In Sphingobacterium sp. SYP-B4668, the sequence AATGTTAGAAGTCCACTTTGGGCAACTTTGTTGATTATATTTTCTTGGATATCCATGATGCTATAAAAATAAAAAAGCCGGACCATACAGTCCGGCTACAAAGTTACTTATTTATCTTTTAAAAGAATCTAATGCGATTGTCATCAATCTTTGCCTTGTCTTGAAGTGCTTTGAAGATTGAATTCCAAGCACGTTGTGCTTTTGAAGCCATTAGTTGTTTTTGTTGTGCTTTCACTTCACTGTCAATTTGGTTTTTAGGATTAACAAAACCGTTGACTTGAACAACATACACCCCTTGATTTCCTTTGATTGCAGCAGATGGCTTATTAGGCTGAAGTCCAAATACAGTACCCACTACAGCATTTTCTAATGCAACACCTGGAATTACTGGATTTGCCAATACTACATTTTCAACTTGGATAGGAGCTTTTCCTAATTTTTGTCCAACTTGGTCGATGGAAGAAGCCCCTTTAACAGCTGCTTCAGCCTTTTCTTTCAGTTGTCTAGCTTTCACAAGGTTCCGCACGGGAGTTTCGATATCTGCTTTAACAGATTCCAAAGGAAGAGAACCTTTTGGTTGGATATCCACCAAGCGAGCTACTACAAATGTATGGTCCGTCTCGTAAACTTTATCTGCAACTTCTCCTTTTTTAGCCTCAAATGCCCATCTAATCAATTCGCGAGGTACTTCATTGCCGTCCAATGTGTTGTCCATTGCCAGCACACGCTTAGCAGTAGCCTCTTTCAGCCCTTGTTTAGCAGCCTGCTCCTTGAAATTATCTTTATTGATTGCTGTGAAAAAGTTGTTGGCCTTTGCATAGGCGGCATCGATTGTTTCCTTTCCACTCGTAATCGCTTTATCGACGATAGCTGCTTTTACGACTTTCGAATTGCCGATTTGATTTTCAATCTTAATAATATGAACCCCAAATTGTGTGTTAACTACAAGCACATCTCCAGTTTTTCCTTCAAATACAGCCTTGTCAAATTCAGGAACCATGCGGCCACGGGCAAACGTACCTAACTCACCACCATTGACCTTACTGCCTTGATCTTGGCTGAATTGTATAGCCAATGGAGCGAATGACTCACCTTTTACAAGTAAGCTCTTGATCGAGTCTGCCTTTGCCTTAGCTTTATCGATACCACCTTCAGCGGTTGGGTTAAGTAAGATGTGACTAGCTTTGACCGAATCAGGACTAAATGTAGCATCTTTGATTTTCGCAATCTCATATGCCCCATTGGATAGATAAGGGCCTACAGTGGTACCAACAGCAGCTGTAAATAGAACAGAGTCTAGTGCAGGACTCACTTGTCCTTTTTTAAGATAAGTGTATGGATATTTTGTGTCCGAGTTTATACTTGCAAACAAGGAGTCATTTGTAGACGCGATCAAATCTGCTTTCAGTTTTTCAATAGCACTCAATGTCGCTACTGTATCCTTTTGGGTAGGGCGGCCATCTACTACGACATATTCAATAGAACGAGATTCTTCTGGATTTTTGAAAGCATTCTTATTTTCATCATAGTACTCTTTATAGTCTGCATCTGTCAATTTAACATCAGCATCTTTGATAGAAGAGTAGTCTAATAGTACATATTTAAAGTTAGCTAATTTATTACGTTGCAGATAGTCATCGTTCGCTTCCAAGGAAGTAACAAAAAGACTATTGTTAACTAGATTCGTGTATTTGGTGCCTATACGCTCATCCCGTACACTCTCCAATAACATTTCCCATTGCTGGTGCATCTCGGGAGTTCCTGCACTAGAAAGCTGTCCGATAAACATATTAAGTTGAGCTTTATCAAATTGACCTGTCTGTGGATTTGTAAATGCCTGTACGATTTGGTACGATGGGTTTGGTCCACTCACCAACGTATTCAATTCATCTTTACCGACAGTAAGTCCAATTTTTTCAACTTCCTGTTTTAGAATTTCTTTCGTAACGAATTGATTCCATACCTGCTGAACGGCATAATTCTTCATTTGAGGTGTGAGGCTTCCTCCACCCATCTGTTGTTGAAACATCGCAGAAGTCTGGTCGACTTGCGCATTAAAATCATTGTAGCTGATTGTTTCTCCATTGATGCTTCCGACTTGATTCTGGTTACTGGCCCAAAAAGGTGCTCCAGTACGAACAACGTCTCCTAACAAAAACGCAACAATTGCAATACCGATAACGGTTACGATCAAACCCGCACGGTTTCGCAAAAAGGTCATTAATCCCATAGTTTATAAACTGTATTTTATTGTTTAAATGCTGATTTTTAGTTTAATAATTCACCTACACTAAAAACGAGGTGCAAGATACAACTTTTATAAAAAAAAGCGTAATATTTTGTCACTGATGAAAACTATTCTGTTACTTTTCTGTTTATAAACACTTTAATTTCCAAAATTAGGGAATGCAGTGCCACTTTGAACGTGGTATAGCGCAGTAGCATTCTCAATATTGATGTTTTTAAAGTTACCATCAGATGTAAAAGATGATCCTTGCAGGTTGTCGTTTTTGGAGTAGGCCGTGATTAGCGTATGATTGTAAAACGTATCTGAGTTTTCATCATAGATCAACTCTTCCGTTTTTACGATATCTCCATTTATAGCGGTGACGACTACATTTTTACGGAAAGTAGTCGTTTTTTCTTTCTCCCGTTGGATGGCATAATCCGAGACAATTCGGTGGCTTTCCTTTCCGGCCTCATCGTAGAATACAATCAGCACCCCTTTTGGGAACTCATAGTTTTGTGTACTATCATGCAGGACCCTCATCTCCGGGCTCGTCATTACAGCCTTTACCACTGCCGAATCACTGTAAGTTAGGGTCACTCCGTAGGAAATATCCACAGCTTCACCCTTCTTCATATTCGCAATCCTGTCAACTTCTCTTAAATCCGGCTCACAAGATCCCAATAAGATAACCCCTAACCAGATGAATAAGGATAGGGGTATAAATTTTTTTATGAACCAAACGTTGATAAACATAGATTATCTGATGTTAATCATAATTTCTTCTTATAAACCACTTGTCGTTTAGCGTAAAACCAATATTAAGGTTGATATAGCGTTCTCGTACTAAGTTGTTTGATAGCGTACCCATCTGTCCAAACTCAGCTGAAACATTTATTTTGGAAAAAGTTCTCGAATACGGTTGTGTTGGAAGTGGAAGTCCCATCCCCACCGTAATCGCCATATCCTTTATATCCGTACCGTTGTAGCTCATTTGCGTTTTGTTATATCTGAACCCTAGTCTATAGTCCACAATATTCAAATAACGGATGGAAGATGGGTCAGGTGTAAATTGACCACCTATTGCCCCTCCATAATTTTTACCCAATCTAGGTTCACCCTGTCTCACCTGAAAGTCTGACCAATCTTCATATTTGAAATCGGCACCAACCATCCATTTGTTGGATTTTGCGAGTGTAAAGCCGATACTATGCTTCAATGGAAGGTTGATTTTTCTTGAACTTTTCTCATTGATGTAAGAGGTGTCTTTCGGAATGTTTTCTACATCAGAAAAGCTGGGCTCTGTGCGCGTAATTACCAATGTCGATTTATCCTTAATCGTGTTGTTTAATGATCCCGCATATCCTACAGTTAAGCTCAACTTGTTTCCCAGTGGTTTAAAATATTGGACACCATAGTCCAAAGATACTCCAGTGAACGAACGGATATCTTTTCTTGTGGTGTTAAACGCATCAAGTGAATATGGAAAATCTATTTTACTGATATCCGTAAGATTTCCAAAAATATAACTCACGTTGGCACCGATACTAAAGCCCTTGAATGGACTCACACCGTAGCCGATAAAAGCCTTGTTTACGCCCCCTTGACCAGACAGTGTACTTCTGTAATTCAGCGTGTCCAAAGTCTTTATGCTACTTGACGAATAACCGACATCCGAAAAAGGCATCAGGCCAAAAGCGATACCTCCGGCTTTGCCCAACGGGATTCCCATTGTAATGTGGCTAAATGCAAAGTCAGCCGAATTGTCAGCAGCGCTACCCTTTTCGAGCTGTGTCAAATTTCCATACAACCCCGCGTCAAATATAGTGTGATGAAATCCAGTATAGGATGCTGGGTTAGCCAAATTTAAGGTGTTGGCACCTCCCAAGAATCGCACCCCTGTTGAAATACCTCCCATAGCACGCGTTTGGGGAAGTAAGTCTCCGCGCATCTGACCAAGTCCGAATTTTGAATATGGAGAGGCCGAAGTGGATTGTTGCGCATACACACTCGTGCTGCATGCCAATAGACCTAATGCAATAAATAGTGTTGAAGCTGCTTTTTTCAGCCCGTGTATATCGTGTTTCTGCATGTTAAAAATTGATATTCGCGTTACAGATTCTATTTGATGACATCAATAATACTCTTTTCATTCCGTATAAATTTATCTGTAGCACATTTTGGTCGGGTAAGGACAAAAAGAATCGTTTACTTCTCAAACAATAATATTGGATCAATATCCTCATGCTGGCAATACCATCTCTATCTGGATGGCAGGAGTAAAGATTCATGTTCAGCTTTATATTTGATGACAATTTTGATCGTATTACAAGTTAAAATGAAGATAAATTATTCGATTCAAATAAGTTCTATCCTAATTTTTTCAGTTACAAAACTATCTAAATTTTGGTTATTACGTAGAT encodes:
- the lptC gene encoding LPS export ABC transporter periplasmic protein LptC, which translates into the protein MFINVWFIKKFIPLSLFIWLGVILLGSCEPDLREVDRIANMKKGEAVDISYGVTLTYSDSAVVKAVMTSPEMRVLHDSTQNYEFPKGVLIVFYDEAGKESHRIVSDYAIQREKEKTTTFRKNVVVTAINGDIVKTEELIYDENSDTFYNHTLITAYSKNDNLQGSSFTSDGNFKNINIENATALYHVQSGTAFPNFGN
- a CDS encoding SurA N-terminal domain-containing protein translates to MTFLRNRAGLIVTVIGIAIVAFLLGDVVRTGAPFWASNQNQVGSINGETISYNDFNAQVDQTSAMFQQQMGGGSLTPQMKNYAVQQVWNQFVTKEILKQEVEKIGLTVGKDELNTLVSGPNPSYQIVQAFTNPQTGQFDKAQLNMFIGQLSSAGTPEMHQQWEMLLESVRDERIGTKYTNLVNNSLFVTSLEANDDYLQRNKLANFKYVLLDYSSIKDADVKLTDADYKEYYDENKNAFKNPEESRSIEYVVVDGRPTQKDTVATLSAIEKLKADLIASTNDSLFASINSDTKYPYTYLKKGQVSPALDSVLFTAAVGTTVGPYLSNGAYEIAKIKDATFSPDSVKASHILLNPTAEGGIDKAKAKADSIKSLLVKGESFAPLAIQFSQDQGSKVNGGELGTFARGRMVPEFDKAVFEGKTGDVLVVNTQFGVHIIKIENQIGNSKVVKAAIVDKAITSGKETIDAAYAKANNFFTAINKDNFKEQAAKQGLKEATAKRVLAMDNTLDGNEVPRELIRWAFEAKKGEVADKVYETDHTFVVARLVDIQPKGSLPLESVKADIETPVRNLVKARQLKEKAEAAVKGASSIDQVGQKLGKAPIQVENVVLANPVIPGVALENAVVGTVFGLQPNKPSAAIKGNQGVYVVQVNGFVNPKNQIDSEVKAQQKQLMASKAQRAWNSIFKALQDKAKIDDNRIRFF